GCCCTAAAGCGGGTTAATAGAGGTCTACTGTTATTCAAAACTAACACTGTTAGttagttgattatactagGAAATCAACAAGGCAAATAGAGCCTATTTAGGCCTGTTGAATAATGCCTTTGAggcctatatattagctacacATCCACTGAATCTACAAGCTGTAGTTGCCTATCGAGGGTATAAAATAAAGGGTAGGATACCCTCGAGGGACCTAGAATAGGCCTTCCTAACAGCCTAATCACCTATTAGTTCTACTTTGTTCTAGTAAGGTAGGTAAAACGCAGTGTAAAAACACTGTCTActgctatagctagtagttgTAGGCTtagtactatataaaacCTTATCCTATACAGTATTGTATTAGGATAGTAACCCTATAGAGGTCACTAGTTCTAGGTAACTAGAACTGCTACTAGATAGCGAATAGTAGTTGCACTGCTATAAGTACGTAAAACGCCTTACTTATAAGAAAGCCTAATAGtaagcctagtatagaacctGCTATACTAGTAAAGACCTAAAAAGAGGCTTAGGCCTAGTAAGGCTAGAGCTTTACTAGATAGCTACCTAGCCTAGCGGTACTAGGACTAGCCCTAGGGCATAGGAGCCTACATAGAGGCCTGGCCTAGATGTAGAGGGAGACTCTAAAATGGGGGATCTAGCCTAGTAAAAGGAAGCAAAGGCTAGATTAGAGGCCTAAAGGCTCTAAATAGCCTAGTTGCAAGATATAGTAAGCTAGTTAGTTAGCTAACTAGAGGCTCTAAGAGTGTAAGCCAGTGctagtaatagtagtagttctactactgctactactactgcCTCTCAACCTACACCTACTTCCAAAGAGGCGTTAGATACTACAGCTACTAATTCACCTATTACTAGTAGGCTAGCAAAGGAGCTATTAAAGAAGGTTTATAAATTTCTAGAGACCTAGAGGCTTATAGGCCTAAAGAACTTTGAACTTTGAAAACAAGCTCTAAATATTATATTTAAGGCCTTTAGCCTTCTTAATTTTACTAGTGATCccactagtatagcctactatagtaattaattataggctatagtttTAATGCTCTTGCGAAATAGTATTAGGCCTAggctataagctactatagcttagcAAACTAGCTCTATCGAAGcctataggcttctagtacAACAGTACTCCCACTTTGCTAAAATTCAACGAGattctctatatagagagtacTATACTTTGAaatttaatagctatagtagttcgCTAGCCGATTTCAATGCTAGTTTTTCCAACTTAATTAGTAGGTTAGCCCTTATAAAGGTGGTTATCTAGCCTATAGATTAAGTGaactactatctataggctatagaaaaaGCCTTTCTTCAGTAGGCTAAACGGTAGCGTAGTACACTACGTACTATATAACCACTAGGCTCTAGCACTGAAGTGCTAGACCTTAACTTCCTAATAGCCGATCTAGTTGAAGAATAGAGGAACCTAGCCTCTACTTTGGCTAAATAGATAGCTAATAAAGCCTCTAAAGGCTCTAAAAATAAAGGCTCTAAAGGCTTTAAGCCGCAAGGCTCTAGGCCTAAAGAGCCTAAAGGCTAAGGCTAAAAGGGTAGTAAGAAATAGAAAAAGGGTTCTAAGCCTTCTAATAACTAGAAAGGTAATAAGCCCTCCTTTACCTATGTAGCAAGCTCCTATAATATCGCTAGTGgctagtatagcgatagttCTTTAGAGGATTTAGATACTGAAGAAATACTACCTCCTAATAGCctttctactataaagaaagCTACTAAGaaggctagtagtatagaagatatactatataatagcttctataactaCTCTATATTCAAAgacttactactatataatattaggtctataaactatattaTCAACAGTAGAAAGTAGTTTAATAGTGACTATAAGCCTAACAATAGCTCTCTAAGCTCTATCTACATAGGTGGAGGACTACTAAAGCCTCTAGGTAGTGGTATAGCAGTGTTCAAGGTCTTAGTTCAAAAGAACCTActaaaatatatagagctaaggctctagaaggctctataTATCCCCTAGTTGAACATCAATCTAATAAGCGGTGTTCGACACTACAaagctagtagctatttagaATATAATACTCTACGTAGGCCTTTAAACTAGCCTATTGCCCTACTAGATTTCGAGGCTTTAAAGTTCTTCTTAAAGATTAAGAGCCAACAAACGCCTAGACTACACCTAACTAgctatatttaaatagctagaagGTATTGCCTAGCCGAGCTCTAGAGGAAGTAAGCTAGCTAAGAGCTAGTGGTTGAACTACCTTCTAaaccctctagttagaaGGATAATTATACTAGAGTTGAAAAGCTAGAAAGCTCTAATTCTAGTAATACAGAGCTAGATAGctctaaaggctctatagaGGGTAAGCCTACTAGGCTTATAGAGCCTAAACTAAGTTCTAATAAGGGCTATAGCTGGGGCAAGCCTAGTAGAAAAGGTCCTATTAACCAAGGCAACCTCAGTAGTAAGTTAAAAGGGTATTAGGATACCTCCCAAAGTCGAACCACCGAAAGTAGTAGCCTTATAGAGCCTACTATAGTTACtactagcgatagtagtagctataggAAGCTACTAAAAGTAGCTCTATTATAGTACATTAGGCTAAGCCACCTTAGCCTACGCTTTCTCAAGAAAACCGCTAAAATCACAAGCGATATACCCAATATAGACTCTATAAAGGAGGTTAATTTTCAATGCTCTACTTGCAATAAAGCCAAGGCTATTAGGAGGGTAGCTTTTAAGCCTATTCTTGACCTACCGCACGTTCTAGACTCTATAGAGGGCAATACACTGCAGATAAAGCTAATTCCCTACAACAAACtcctagtataccttctactaGTAAATAGAAAATCAAGATATAGgtaggctatacttctactaAATAAGGAAGGTCCTACTGTTCTAGATGCTATTAAAGGCCTTTTTAAAGACCTTAAGAACAAGTATAGAAGGTACCCTTCTAAATTGCACTTCGATAGCGGTAATAAagtaaatagcctattataaagctagctagctaagAAGGGCATTGATTATTCAACCTCTAacctatatacttataagtagAACGGTTTAGCTAAGCGGTCTATACGCATTCTACTTAatagagtataggctactatagtTCGACTCTAGTTGCCGCAGTACCTTTAGTGCTTTATACTGcctagtatagtagaatTGATCAATTCTATAGCGGTAACAAATAGGGACCTAACGCCCTACTAAGCTCTATTCGACGAACTAGAGCCTAGTGTTACTCATTAGCCTAATTTAagctagtatagagctataggtTCTAATATAGAACTGCTTATACCGTACGAGAAAAAGTCTAAGTCCCTAAAACTACTGccttatatagaggctagtAGGCTCCTAGCAGTTCTAAATTCTAAGACCTACCTAGTTTAGATTCCTGCTAGAAGGGTAGTAGTAACGTCATCTTTCGTTAAGATACTAGATGAACTAGatactatatctaggattACTACTACCTTGGAGACCCCCTTAAATAGTGGTTATAAAGAGGAAAATATAGTTCGAGAGGGGGTAgacgatatagtagatatagatGAAGATCCAACTTCTATAGATACTATACAAAGTAGGCTTAGCTAGCCTGCCCTACCTCCTTCTCCCACTGTTACTACACCTAGTATAAAAGAacctaatatactagatagTAATAGTAGGCTAAGTAGCGAGCCTAAAAGactttctactatatctatatattagaaggCCAAACCTATATTTTCCCCTCTAAACAacctactatctatagataTCGACGAGCCTACCGATGTCTAagatagaatatagctagactatactattgcAAACTTTCTTATAAATAGTGCTAAAACCTACTGCTTTAAAGCTCTAAGACTAGGTATTACAACCACTAAAGAGCCTTAAACTTAGAAGCAGATTCTAAAGAACTAAAATAAGGATCAGTGGCTAAAGGCTATTTATAGTGAGTTTGAACAGTTGGTTAGCTAAGAAACTTTTAAGTTCCTTCTCTATAAAAGTCTTCTCCTAGACCGTAGGCCTTTAACTAGTAAGTTAGTTCTTCGGGCTAAGAAAGATAAGAATAACTAAATAGTTAAATTTAAAGCCTAGCTAGTAGTTAGAGAGTTCTAACAAGTAGAAGGCCTCGATTATAATGAAACCttcgcctctactactatatcgcCTTTGTGGCGGATTCTACTTGCTATTGCTACAGTAGAAGATTAGAAAATTAAACAAATCGACTTTATAGGGGCATTTCTCAATGGAGAATTAGataaagagaactatatGCAACTTCTAAAAGGCTTTAAAGACTTTGCTTCAACTtgtagtagtagagctactaatgttaaacctactatagcaagTAGGCTATGTAAATAGTATTAGAGAACTGCTATAGTGGTAGTTGTAGTAAAGTAGCTACCCCGAGCTACCTACCTTGCATCTCTAGTGTAGTAGTAGTTATCTCCCAAAggacctaccctgcactgCTCCCaaccgacctaccctgcacctctcctacgcgacctaccctgcacctcccaccTACCTTGCACCTACTATATTTAAACagctatatcttagctaaACCTTTACTAAAACagaactagcttatatatatcgataCTTTAGtcaaaggactatatatctatatatatactatttagagTTAGGGTTGGTAAGGCCTTTAAATTTAGGGTTAAAGTAGGTGGGGCTACAGAGGCAGTGGGACCGGTGATTGGTTGGAGCTAGTTCGCAAGCTCGCAAACCAATTTTTTAGAAAACCTAGCCAAATGAGTTTTGCGAGTATGGGAAATCCGCCCCACAGCCCGCTAGCTCGTGTAGAACATTGCACCTAGGCCAGTGGGTATATAAGCGAGAGAGGAGATGCTTGCTCAATAGTGGAATACAAAGCTGTTCAACGCAACGCAAACCTATATTAGTCCTTTATCTAGCCTATGCTGTACTGCCactatagaaggctataggcTTGTTAGGCTCTGTAAGCCCTTCTAAGTTCTCTTGCCtagttctaagctatagtacCGCAAAGCTTCTAGAATAACCCAATCTCAACaaatactatactataaagttATATCACTATTGCATTTGCGATAGCAGACTTGCTTAAAGAAAGagataataagctataagctacttattTATATCTAACTAGAGAGCTAAGCTTcttaatataaatataataagtTAAAATGTAAAAAAAACTAGGTTTCTAAATTCACTAATAGGCTCAATACCCTAATCTAACATATTAGCAATTGTTAAACCTGCTCTAGCGGCTTTAAGCTATGTAAATAGTGTTGGAGAACTGCTATAGTAGCGGTTGTAGTAAGGTAGCTACCTTGAGctacctaccctgcacctctaGCGCAGTGGTGGCTACAGTTGGCAATGGCATCAACTTCGTCCGtcaagcttcgcttcactGCTTACTAGGGTGAGGCACAGTTCAGTATCCTATATGTAAATAGAAAGTCTGCAGCTTATTGCAATGGGGCCTCTCCCTAAACACCATCTTCATCGCTATGGAagttcttcttcttcaagACAGCTTAGTCAAGCATTTCTTTCCTAGCCTTGGAGGGCCGTTAAGCTTATTTACTCGTTTATTCTTCACCTGCCTTGATGTAAGAGCCTAGGACTGTTAAGCTCACACTGCAGAGATGCCACGCACCGGAGTTAACCACTCAGAATATCTGAGCTATTATGCATGTACTTGTTGAGGATACATTCCTCGCGCCTGTTAAAGCACCTGTCCAGAGGGACACGGCGTACCTTCTGGGCATACCTCACGTCTCTGCTCCTGCGTTGTGGGGTCACTGGCCGTGGATGGGCAGGGGGCGAGCCTGCGGGCGGCGATACTGTATTGCACGAAAGGGGTGGCGTGTAGAGACCGGCGGGCATGAATGTGGCAATCCTTGACATCCCACGTGCCGAGCAATATGGCCATTTTTCGCTGCACTGCAACGGCCAACGGGGCGCTTTGCGACCCTGTACAGCAGACCTTGCTCCCTTCCAAGGGGTCGCTGATAATCTACTGCGCGGTCTCGACAAATTCCAGCAACGCGCCGCTTGTGCGTACCACACGGGAATGGACGCCGATAGTCGGCGTTCAGCACCGCTCGCTCTGCGGCAGCAAAGTATCTTTCCCGTTTGGACGGGCCACAGGTATGTCACCAGAACCGTGTGCTTCAGCTCGCCAGGAAGGGCACAAGCACAGGCAGGCGACGGTTTGGGTGTGATCAACAATTCGTGGTTGGAGTGAAGAGCGGCGTGCTCGGTTCTGGCTTCAGTTACAGTCAACCCACACGTGACCGCAACCAATGCCCCacttctttttcttcttttctgcCGGCAGCCGGTGTGCAGGTGTGGGACCCGCCAGTCCGTTCGCGAACCTGCTCTGTCACATCACCGGCATCGCTTCCCACCCACGGGTTTCCCCTGGCGGCCCTCGTCAAGTGGTGTTCTTCTGTGAGTGGCGACCATGCAGCCAACACGGTGCTTGCTAAAGCGGTCGGTCTGGAAAGGTAATGTGATGACTTTGCACCCTTCCCGTTGTCGCTGATTCGGGCGGTTCTTCGGTTTCTCCCCAGACACTGGCGCCGCGAAtcttttcctttcctccttGGCTCCATTCTTTCCTCTCTTGACTGACGCTTCTTCAGGGCCGCATATTGTTCCGTAAGAGCCCGACAGAGCGGCGTCTCACCCGTTGTCCGCCAGTCTGGCCGTCCGTCCGTCGAAACGTGCTGACCGTTTGCCCTTGCCTAGACTACCGATCGTGCGGCCTGAGCCAGGAAAGAAGGTTGCGCCCATCCGCACCCAGGCGAGATCGGCAACCATCCTGCCCAATTTTGTTGGTCTCAAGTTCCAGGTGCACAATGGCAAGGTTTATCATGATGTGACCATCACCGAGGAGATGGTGGGCCACAAGCTCGGCGAGTTCTCTCCGTATGACATGACCCCTTTGCCCCGCGCCCTGCAGACCTTTCAGAGAGCACTCTTGCTGATGATCACGTCGCAACAGAACAAGGAAGACCTTCATCTGGAACAAGAAATAAGAAAGAGGCTGCTGTGCAGGCGTTGCGGCGCGCGGCCTCCTACTGCAACTGCGTCCCGGCTGGGTTGCAGgggttggtgctggtgcttTGATGTACATATAGATACAAAACGTGTGACAATACGAGGTTGGGAAGTACTGGCTCGCTCCTAGGCCCGAGCTCGAGCGTAGGCATGGGGCCCCGAGGCGCGTGTTGGTGTGGCGTTCACGGCCGAGTGCTGGAGACAATGGCCATCCTCCTGGACAGCCTGGCGTTATGAGCAGGATCTCGGAGATGTGGTGAACAATCACGAGCATTTGAACGAGTCGCCAATACTTTACTACCTTCCGCCATGCTCGGGCCTAAACGCCAAAAGTCCTCCTCTAACGCCGTAGCTATTCGCAAATACAGGTAGGAAGGCCCCGGAAACCATTGTGTCCCTTGGCTCTAGGCAACAGCAAGCATTTCAAATTCCGACCATTGACGCCAAGTCATATGCGCCCCGCCCTTCTCCAGAAACCCACGCCGAAACAAGGACAAACAAGGACGCCGAATAAAACAGAATAGAAGTCCCGTCTCCTCCATCCAGACGAAGCCTCCTCAACGGTAAAACTCGCTCCGCTTGACGTTGACGCCAAACTCGCCCACCGCCATGCCCAGATCCTCCATGGTCAGTACCGTGCGGTTCTGGCTGCCcccctggccgccgccgccataTCCAGGGCGTTGGATCCCCagagggccgccgcggccctggtccttgccgccgggctggttcGCCGGCTGGCCTGGGATGGGGaagcccgcggcggcgccgaggctgcCCATCGGGTTGTTGGCATTCGTGTTGCTCGCGCGGATCCGGCTGTATTGGTacgcgtcggcggcgatgtcGGCAATGAACTTCTGCGTCGCCAGCGCGAGGAGGCGCGCGAGCCGCGGGTCggtctgcggcggcggcgggaggccGGCGCGCGTCATGTAGTAGTTGGTCACGGCGTCCGGGATCTGTCCGCCACGGGGGGGTTCGTTCGCATTAGCATACTCTCTCCATCCACCCGCCCAGTATCTCCTGGAGGAAAGAGGGTCCGCGTACAATCGGCGCATACTCGTCCATCTTGTTGAGAAACTCCTTGAGCGACGCATCTTTCCGCGTCGGTAACTTGGGTTCTGCTGGTGCAGGCGGAACGCTTGGAATCGTGGTCGCGGTCACATTCGCATTTCCGCTCGTCGGCTCACCCGTCGCGTGTGCGCCGTTCGGCCCCGCAAGTGAGGCAGGCATTTGCTCTGCATTCTCTGTAGGAGGATTGGCCGCCATGTTGGACGATGATGTGTTTGGCGAGATCTCCGGCACAAGCTGGAGAGCGACCTCGAAGCCGAAGGAGGTTGGCGATTGATAAGATGACCAAAGGCGCGCGAGTCACGTGATTGATTAGAACTACGTCATCGGGCTGTTAACAACTGGAGGATGCTCGAGACCAAAGATGTTTGTCGAGATTCATTGTGTGCCGCGTGGTGATAGAAGACAATACAAGGCGCGGCACCAGAGGTTTCCGCAACATCAACGTACGGACTAAGGTGTACCTAAGTGGTGACTCTGTACTCTCCCTCCTAGTCATCAGTTACTTTACTGCAAGGGTTGGTTTGACGCAAACGCGGGGACAGCCAGGACAGTCTTCACAGGGCGCTTGACTGCGGTTTTGCTCTAATCTGCTCTGCCAAAGCTTCGTACTGAGGTACAGCCAAGTAGAAGGGACATCTCCTATCGACATTGACAAGTCATCTCAAGTCACGCCTGTGCCCTACCCCGTCAACGCCGCCTGCTTCTCGTCTGTGGCATCGACTCGAACGCATCATCGTCAGAaatctcgtcgtcgctgatCTCAATTGCGTTCTGCGCCGCTTTCGGCTTCTGGGATTGCGAGAAGTTCAGTGTGGTTTGGCGAGTCTTGGCAGGTCCTCGGGCCCGAGTCTCCCGCGTGGGCTTGGGGGGTGGCGCTCTGGCAGGAGGCTCTGGCTCGGCATCGTCATCTTCCATGATCAcgtcttcctcttcttcttcgtcgtcgctgtcgtggAATGGGTTCACTTTCCTGCGACCACGCGCAGGAGCCTTCTTGGGAGCGGCCGCCTTCCTTGCAGGAGCCGCTGTCTTCTGGGCAGAGGCTGCCCTCTTCGACGTTCCTGTAGCTGCAGTCGCCGTCCGCCGAGGCGCAGCGGCTCCTGCTGCAGGCTCCTCACCGAACAGCTCGCCATCCTCATCATTGGACGCAACCCCGGAGGTGGGCCGGGCACGGCCCGGCCGGCTGATGGCAGGATCCGGGGACCCGGGAACCTCTTCGATCGCGTCCGCCTGAGCTGTCCAGTGACCATCCAGGTCCGAGTCCCAGTGTTCCGGCCTCTCTTTGAACCTCCTTTTCCGCTGTGCTTGCTTTTGCTGGCCCGAGATGAAGTTTTGCTCCATGACTTTCCGGAATTCCTCGATATGAGAGTCGAGACCCTCGGTAATCTTGTCACTgtccagctgcagcagccccTTGACCTGGGCAGAGAGCGAATCCATAACAAACATTTCTATCGCGTGCTTGTCGTCCTTGCTGACAAACTGGTTGACCGCGTCTCCAAACTGCGCTTGCGGCAGGATCTTGAGTGATTGTTGGGCAAAGAACTCCTGCACCAGCGTGTCGACTTTGATCGTATCCATGGACCCGAGATTTTCCGCCACGCCCGCGGGGAGTGCCTTCATATCCTTGGTTTTCCCTGTCTCGACATTAGCGCCACGTTGCTCGTCGGTGCTGCACACGGAAAGTGAGCTTGCTCACTTGCTGTCCCCGTTTTCTTGCGGTAAAAGTAGACGACGTCGTTCTGGTTTGCCACCTTCCCAGCGAACCTGTTGGAGAAGCGCTGAGGATTTTCGACCTCGAACTTTGCGCCGTCGGGGGCTGTGTATTCCACCTTGAGCCGGATCAGAGGCAacggctgctgctcgtcgaTGTCCAACTCATCATCCCCGCCGTGTATTGATTGCCAAGCCGCATTAGCCTCCTCGATCATTTCCTCCACAATCAACATGAGCCGCTTTGTGATATCTTGACGATTGTCCTGTTTCTTCTCCAGCCCCTTGAAGCGCTTGTCATTGGCCAGAACGATCTCCCGAGTGACAAAAGGCCGGACCGTCTTGAGGGGAATCTTCTCAACCTCGAAGGTCTTACCCGTGATCTTGAGGACTGCAACGTGCTTGGTGGCAGCTTCGCCGGGAACCAGGGATGTGGCAACCGACGAGCCTGGCTGCATGACGTGGAACCCGGTTTCGGGGTTCCGCTGGGGATCAATGAGACACTCGTGCTCATGGCCCCAGATGACGAGGTCCAAGAAGTCTGGCAGCATGTTCTCGGGCAGGTAGCTGGTAGGAGTGTGCGCGTAATGGTTTTGgtgcagcaccagcaggtTGAAGAAGTCGGCCTTTTGCTGGTTTGGCCTGTAAAACCTGACCTTGTTGTCTCTGAATGTGCGGTGCATGCGCTCATCGCGCACGTTGCTCAGACCGTACAGGGCAAGCTTCGTCTTGCCCTTTTGCAGCAGTATCGGCTTCACGTGGATATTGTCTGCCTCGGACACGCGGCCAAAGTAGTTGACCAGCCCCGCCACCTGCAGCAAGTCCAGGGAGCAGAagtggccgtcgccgctgggGTCGTCGTGGTTTCCGTGGATCGAGAACACGGGGATGGAGATGTTGATGTCGGGGTCCTGGTAGTTGACGTGTGGGAAGGCGCCCTCAaagacctcggcggcgtcgctgaGAAACTCGAGCTCGCAAGGCTTCATGCCGAGGCAGTTCTTCCGGAGCGAGCGCATGACCTGGTACATGGCCTTGCGGGACGGCTTGTTATCGTGGAAAagatcgccgccgaggagcacCATGTCGACGTCCCGAGTGCGGGCGAGCTGCATGATTTCGTCAAAGGTCCGCCAACTGTCATCCTTGCGGATTGGGTCTCGTTCCTCGAAGCCAACATGATTATCGGTTGAGACTAGAATGCGGATTGTGTCTGCCTCTGCGATTCGTTGTTAGAGAATGTTTCGCCCCGGCCCCATGCGAGAGTGTCACACAAGCGCAAACGGAGGAGGGGCTCCAGTTGCCCTTTGGATGGAGTGGATGAATTGAAATGGACCCACCTGGGGCCGGCGGCATCTTGAAAAATGATCGATGCGATCATGCAGTGGCGTCTCTTCTGGTCTGGGAGCTCGATTTTGCCCGGTTGACAGCCGAGGGTCCAGGCTCCCGTCGGCTGCTGCTTCGAGGAAGGAAGGAGACGTCGTCTTGGTCCCAACGCGTCAATGTTCGGCCGAGACGCGAGTGCGGCACGAGGTCACGTGGAAGCCATCCAATTAGAATTTGAATCTGCCTGGCCTTGTGGGGTTGTGGGCTGATGGAGTGCAGACACAAGTGGGCCCTGCAGGGGTTGCTTGCTCTTTGAAGGTGGTGCTTGCAAGTTTCTCAAACTGTGGGCCAAGACTTAGCGATCACCAGGATTCACAACTTCACAATGCAAGAGGAAGCCAGTCAAGGTCTGCGCCACAGCCCGAGGCCGTGGATCCAACATAGCATGTCCTGCTGGTAGGCCACCAAGTGTGCTTCTATCAGATCTCCCGTGGTCAACAGTGTACTCTGTACGCACGCACAACTTCAACCCAAACAAACCAGCGGATCCAATATCCCGGCTGCACGTGTCGCTGCCATGCCCCGGTGTAAGTCCCTCACCCCGGCGATGTCTGTCAATCACCAActcccctcctctcccccctTGTTTTGCTATCTCCCCGCTACATTTATTGCCTCGTTTCGGCTGGGCAGCCCGAGCTCGCTCGACCACTCACTCCTTCGCTTTTTTTGGCGGGTTCTTCTTATTTAACTCCCTTTGAAGCATTGCTTGAGGTCGTCCAGCCCTCCATTTCTATCTCCGTCGTCTCGTTGGCTGGATGCTTTCCTCTGCTTGAATTTTTTCTACTGGGATTCTTGGTTTTCCTTCTTGGCGCTAGGTTACTTCTTGTTTTCTGCTGTTCCGATGAGCGCAGGGCTTGTTCGTCCTTCCTTGTCCCGGCGAGTGCTGGGCGAGTTGGATCCAAAGAGCGACCTCAACACGCCGCGCGGTCTACACAGGCGGAGGCCCATTGTCTTCGAACAAGAAAACGAGGTCGCCGTTCTTGAGGGACTCCGGCTTGGAATTTACGACTTCCATGAGGTAGTGGCGTTGACTAACATTGGCCTCCATCCGTCTCCAGCCACTGCGAGAGACCGGGAGATCTCGGAGGGCGAATTTCGCCATCCACCAGGCAGGCCGGTTGAGCGTGTCGAGATGAGCGATGAAGACTTGGTAGAGGAATTTGCAGAGGCCGACGATGAGTTGCTCGTCGACGTTATGACGGAGGACCTAGCCGAGGAGACCGGCAGCCACGAGGAGAATTCCGAGTCGTCGGAGGATCCGCGGGCTCCCGTATTCGATCCTATGGCCTTGGGCCTGAAAGAGATCAACAATCTGGCCCACTTCGGCGTCAGCAGTCACAGACCAGGAAACGGCGTGGCCGAGTTGCTCAGCGATGACCTGGACAAATACTGGCAGTAGGTATTTCC
The nucleotide sequence above comes from Thermothielavioides terrestris NRRL 8126 chromosome 6, complete sequence. Encoded proteins:
- a CDS encoding mitochondrial 37S ribosomal protein RSM19; protein product: MQPTRCLLKRSVWKGPHIVPLPIVRPEPGKKVAPIRTQARSATILPNFVGLKFQVHNGKVYHDVTITEEMVGHKLGEFSPTRKTFIWNKK
- a CDS encoding TAF10-like protein (102] Contains conserved domain COG5162[COG5162], Transcription initiation factor TFIID, subunit TAF10 (also component of histone acetyltransferase SAGA)) encodes the protein MTRAGLPPPPQTDPRLARLLALATQKFIADIAADAYQYSRIRASNTNANNPMGSLGAAAGFPIPGQPANQPGGKDQGRGGPLGIQRPGYGGGGQGGSQNRTVLTMEDLGMAVGEFGVNVKRSEFYR